The following proteins are co-located in the Corynebacterium kalinowskii genome:
- the nrdF gene encoding class 1b ribonucleoside-diphosphate reductase subunit beta, translating to MTLESHAPSHRHDNENRVLSGPIAAINWNEVPDEKDQEVWDRLTGNFWLPEKVPVSNDIKNWEMFNDQERLATMRVFTGLTLLDTIQGTVGAVSLIPDAVTPHEEAVLTNIAFMESVHAKSYSNIFMTLASTAEINDAFRWSEENEYLQNKAKIILDFYDGEDPLKRKIASTLLESFLFYSGFYLPMYWSSHGKLTNTADMIRLIIRDEAVHGYYIGYKYQRGLEKVTQARRDELKEHTFDLVFELYDNEIQYTEDLYDELGWTEDAKKFLRYNANKALNNLGYEGLFPADDTKVSPAILSALSPNADENHDFFSGSGSSYVIGKAEVTTDDDWDF from the coding sequence ATGACGCTTGAGTCCCACGCTCCATCACATCGGCACGACAACGAAAACCGAGTGCTATCTGGTCCAATCGCCGCTATCAACTGGAATGAAGTGCCAGATGAAAAGGACCAGGAGGTCTGGGACCGGCTTACTGGTAATTTCTGGCTCCCAGAAAAGGTCCCAGTGTCTAACGACATTAAAAACTGGGAAATGTTCAATGATCAGGAACGCCTAGCAACCATGCGAGTGTTCACTGGTTTGACTCTGCTCGATACGATTCAAGGCACGGTGGGCGCCGTTTCTCTTATCCCTGATGCGGTTACGCCGCATGAGGAGGCGGTGTTGACCAACATCGCTTTCATGGAGTCGGTTCACGCAAAAAGCTATTCCAACATCTTCATGACCTTGGCCTCTACCGCGGAAATCAACGATGCTTTCCGCTGGTCAGAAGAAAACGAGTACTTGCAAAACAAGGCCAAGATCATCCTCGACTTCTATGATGGCGAGGACCCGCTCAAGCGCAAGATTGCTTCCACGTTGCTGGAATCCTTCCTGTTCTACTCTGGCTTCTACCTTCCTATGTACTGGTCGTCCCATGGAAAGCTGACAAACACGGCGGACATGATTCGCCTGATCATTCGTGATGAAGCGGTGCACGGCTATTATATTGGTTACAAGTACCAGCGAGGCCTGGAAAAAGTGACCCAAGCCCGCCGTGATGAGTTGAAGGAGCATACCTTCGACCTTGTCTTCGAGCTCTATGACAACGAGATTCAGTACACTGAGGATCTCTATGACGAGCTTGGATGGACTGAGGATGCGAAAAAGTTCCTACGCTACAACGCCAATAAGGCGCTTAATAACCTAGGTTATGAGGGGCTCTTCCCGGCAGACGATACCAAGGTATCGCCAGCGATCCTCTCTGCGCTTTCTCCTAATGCGGACGAGAATCATGACTTCTTCTCGGGATCTGGTTCCTCTTATGTAATCGGCAAGGCTGAAGTCACCACTGACGACGACTGGGACTTTTAG
- the ctaD gene encoding aa3-type cytochrome oxidase subunit I yields the protein MTAVAPKVDHSVAPARPAPTGNARKGSFAWKMLTTTDHKQLGIMYIIMSFSFFFLGGLMALLIRAELFSPGLQFLSNEQFNQLFTMHGTVMLLLYGTPVVWGFANYVLPLQIGAPDVAFPRLNAFGFWLTTIGGVAMLSGFLTPGGAADFGWTMYSPLSDAIHSPGIGSDMWIVGVGAGGVGTILSAVNMITTILCLRAPGMTMFRMSIFTWNIFVTSILALLIFPVLTAAALGVLFDRKLGGHLYDPGNGGSIMWQHLFWFFGHPEVYVLALPFFGIISEVVPVFSRKPMFGYVGLIFATLSIAALSMAVWAHHMFVTGAILLPFFSFMTFLISVPTGVKFFNWVGTMWKGHISWETPMIWSMGFLVTFLFGGLTGIMLASPPLDFHISDTYFVVAHFHYTLFGTIVFASCAGVYFWFPKMTGRMLDEKLGKVHFWLTFFGFHGTFLVQHWLGNMGLPRRYADYLDSDGFTLLNQISTVSAFILGLSVIPFIWNVFKSWRYGEIVTVDDPWGYGNSLEWATSCPPPRHNFTSMPRIRSERPAFELHYPHMVERMRAEAHSGRH from the coding sequence ATGACCGCTGTAGCGCCTAAGGTCGACCATTCGGTCGCACCCGCCAGGCCTGCACCAACCGGCAATGCCCGCAAGGGTTCTTTTGCCTGGAAGATGCTGACCACCACCGACCACAAGCAGCTGGGCATCATGTACATCATCATGTCTTTCAGCTTCTTCTTCCTCGGTGGCCTGATGGCTTTGCTGATTCGTGCCGAACTGTTCTCCCCGGGATTGCAGTTCTTGTCCAACGAGCAGTTCAACCAGCTTTTCACCATGCACGGCACCGTCATGCTGCTGCTGTACGGAACGCCAGTCGTGTGGGGCTTTGCTAACTACGTTCTGCCACTGCAGATCGGCGCTCCAGACGTTGCTTTCCCACGTCTGAACGCTTTCGGCTTCTGGCTCACCACCATTGGTGGCGTGGCTATGCTGTCCGGCTTCCTGACCCCAGGCGGCGCAGCAGACTTCGGCTGGACCATGTACTCCCCACTGTCTGACGCAATCCACTCCCCAGGCATTGGCTCTGACATGTGGATCGTCGGTGTCGGTGCCGGCGGTGTCGGTACCATTCTTTCCGCCGTCAACATGATCACCACGATCCTGTGTCTCCGTGCTCCAGGCATGACCATGTTCCGTATGTCCATCTTCACCTGGAACATCTTCGTCACCTCGATCCTGGCACTGCTGATCTTCCCAGTCCTCACTGCAGCCGCTCTGGGCGTGCTGTTCGACCGCAAGCTCGGTGGACACCTTTACGATCCAGGCAACGGTGGCTCCATCATGTGGCAGCACCTGTTCTGGTTCTTCGGTCACCCTGAGGTCTACGTCCTTGCACTGCCATTCTTCGGCATCATCTCTGAGGTCGTCCCAGTGTTCTCCCGCAAGCCAATGTTCGGCTATGTCGGTCTGATCTTCGCAACCCTGTCGATCGCCGCTCTGTCCATGGCAGTGTGGGCACACCACATGTTCGTCACTGGTGCAATTCTGCTCCCATTCTTCTCCTTCATGACCTTCCTGATCTCCGTGCCTACCGGCGTGAAGTTCTTCAACTGGGTCGGCACCATGTGGAAGGGCCACATTTCTTGGGAAACCCCAATGATCTGGTCCATGGGCTTCCTCGTGACCTTCCTCTTCGGTGGTCTGACCGGCATCATGCTGGCATCCCCTCCACTGGACTTCCACATCTCTGACACCTACTTCGTGGTTGCTCACTTCCACTACACCCTCTTCGGTACCATCGTGTTCGCATCCTGCGCTGGTGTTTACTTCTGGTTCCCAAAGATGACCGGTCGTATGCTGGACGAGAAGCTGGGCAAGGTCCACTTCTGGCTCACCTTCTTCGGTTTCCACGGCACCTTCCTGGTTCAGCACTGGCTGGGCAACATGGGTCTGCCACGTCGTTACGCCGACTACCTCGACTCCGACGGCTTCACCCTGCTGAACCAGATCTCCACGGTTTCGGCATTCATCCTGGGCCTGTCCGTCATTCCATTCATCTGGAACGTCTTCAAGTCTTGGCGCTACGGTGAGATCGTTACTGTCGATGACCCTTGGGGTTACGGTAACTCCCTCGAGTGGGCAACCTCTTGCCCTCCTCCTCGCCACAACTTCACCTCCATGCCTCGCATCCGCTCCGAGCGCCCTGCGTTCGAGCTGCACTACCCACACATGGTCGAGCGCATGCGTGCCGAGGCACACTCCGGTCGCCATTAA